The genomic interval CGCCCTATCAAGCGTTGTCCCTTCCGGGACGGTGATAAGATTGTCTTTCGTCATAAGCGCTTTTATGGCGACATCTGTCCTAGTCTCGAATCTCAGATCCCTGTTCGTCAGGATCCCGAGGAGCCTTCCGTTTTTATCGACGACCGGAAGCCCCGATATCCTGAATTTGCTCATTACCTCAAGAGCTTCAGACACCTTGCTGTCCGGCAACATTGTGATGGGGTTGACGATCATGCCGCTTTCCGATCTCTTAACTGTATCAACCTCCTGCGCCTGCGCATCGATCGACATGTTCTTGTGAATGATCCCGATTCCTCCCTCCTGAGCAATGGCAATGGCAAGTCTCGATTCCGTGACCGTATCCATGGCTGCGCTGATCAGAGGGATGTTCATGGAGATGTCGTTAGTCAGGCACGTTTTCACATCGACCTGGCTTGGTAAAACCTCAGACTTAGCTGGAATCAGGAGGACATCATCGAACGTTAGGGCTTCTTTGAAATTGTAGTCTGCCATATGATTCACCCTTCACTCCACTCTTTCCACCCCAGGGAGAGGGGAAAAATTTATGTGCCGCAGCACTTTTTGTATTTTTTACCGCTTCCGCAAGGGCATGGGGCATTCCTGCCCACCTTCTGCTCTTTGCGAACGACTGTCTGTTTGATTTCTCCTGCTCTTGATTGCGATGCCGCACGGAAGATACTCTCCTGCTCCCTCCTTCTCTTCCTCTCTTCCTCTTCCCTTTCCTCTCTTGATAGCGGCTCCAGAAGAAAGAGATATCGGATTATTTCGTCCTCGATCCTTGCCTTCATAGCCGCAAACATCTCGAAGCTTTCCCTCTTGTACTCAACGAGCGGGTCGCGCTGACCATAGGCACGAAGCCCAATCCCCTCCTTCAGATGGTCCATGGCAAGCAAGTGATCCTTCCATAGGCTGTCGATGATGCTCAGGATGATGTACCTCTCATGCTGTCTCATCAACTCTTCGCCTATCCTCTTCTCTTTCAACTCGTATTTTTCATTGATCTTCTTCAGGATGGCGTCTTTGATTTCGACCAGCGAAAATTCCTTCCAATTGACCCCATCCTTGTAAATATCTATCGCGTAGTAGTGGTTGACCTGATTCCGGAAATTATCCAGTTCCCACTCCTGCGTTCCCCCCTGACCTGCGAGATAATCATCTATGAGCCACTCCAGGATCTCCTCGGCCTTCTGCATAACATACTGGCGCTGCTCTTTCCCCTCCAGAAGCTCTCTCCTCAGCCTGTAAATCTCCACCCTCTGCTTGTTCATCACATCGTCATATTCAAGGAGATGTTTTCTTATCTCAAAGTTATGTGCTTCAACTTGCTTCTGTGCTCTTTCGATCGACCTGGTGATAAGGTTATGTTCGATTGGAACATCCCTCTCCATGCCAAGCTTTCCCATGATGTTCTTCAATCTTTCCCCGCCGAAGATCCTCATGAGATCGTCTTCAAGCGAGATGTAGAACCTCGAAGAGCCAGGATCCCCTTGCCTGCCGGCTCTCCCTCTGAGCTGGTTATCTATCCTTCTCGCCTCGTGCCTCTCCGTCCCTAGAATATGAAGCCCTCCGAGCCCAATGACCTTCTTCTTCTCCATCTCTGTGACCGCCTTTGCCTCCTTGAGAGCCCCTTCGCTCTGTTCCGAAGTAGCTTCGAGCGGTTTTATGCCTTTACCTATGAGGATCTGGTTTGCAAGGAATGCAGGGTTTCCTCCGAGGAGGATGTCCGTTCCACGTCCTGCCATGTTTGTCGCGATCGTCACGGCACCCATCCTTCCCGCCTGCGCAACAATTGCAGCCTCCATCTCGTGATATTTTGCGTTGAGGACGACATGCCTGATCCCCTTCTTCTTGAGCATGGAGCTCAGTCGCTCCGATTTCTCTATGCTGATTGTGCCAACAAGTACCGGCCTTCCCTTTTTATGGAGATCCTCGATCTCCTTCTCAACCGCTTCGAACTTTTCCTCTTCTGTCCTGTAGATGACATCAGGATATTCTGTTCTGATGAGCGGTCTGTTCGTCGGGATGACCATGACCTCAAGATCGTAGATCTTGTCGAACTCGACTGCTTCCGTATCTGCCGTTCCAGTCATCCCCGCCAGTTTCTCGTACATCCTGAAGTAGTTCTGGAAGGTGATCGTCGCCAGAGTCTGGTTCTCTCTTTCAATCCTGACTCCTTCCTTTGCCTCGATGGCCTGGTGGAGTCCGTCGCTCCATCGCCTACCCGGCATAAGCCTTCCGGTGAACTCATCGACGATAATGACCTCACCATCCTTGACCATGTAATCGACGTCTTTTCTGAACAGTGCATGCGCCTTGAGAGCCTGGTTGACATGGTGGAGCGTCTCCATGTTTACTGGGTCATAGAGGTTATCCACACCAAGAAGCCTTTCTGTATGCCTGACTCCGTCCTCCGTAAGAGTGGCGGTTTTTGCCTTCTCATCTATCTGATAATCTTCCTCAGTCTTCAGTTTGGGGATGATCTTATCTATCCTGTAATACTTATCCGTAGATTCCTCCGCCGGTCCGGAAATGATTAGCGGTGTCCTCGCCTCATCGATCAGGATGCTGTCCACTTCATCCACGATGGCATAGTAATGACCTCTCTGCACCATCGCATCGATCGTGAATTTCATGTTGTCGCGCAGGTAATCGAATCCAAACTCGTTGTTCGTTCCGTAGGTTACGCTGGCGGCATAGGCGGCCTTTCTTTCCTCATCTCCCATGTCATGCTGGATCACTCCCACGCTCATCCCAAGGAATTTATATACGGAACCCATCCATTCGCTGTCCCTCTTCGCGAGGTAGTCGTTGACTGTGACGACGTGTACACCTCTACCTGTAAGCGCATTCAAAAAGACAGGAAGCGTGGCAACGAGGGTTTTCCCTTCTCCTGTTTTCATCTCGGCGATCTTCCCCTGATGAAGGACGATTCCTCCAACAAGCTGAACGTCGAAATGCCTCATCTCCAGCGTTCTCCGCGCTGCTTCCCTGACGACGGCAAAAGCTTCCACAAGGAGGTCATCAAGGGATTCTCCGTTCTGATATCTCCGGATGAATTCCACCCTTTTATCTCTGAGTGTCGAATCTGAGAGGGCTTGCATCTGGGGTTCGAGCGCATTTATGGTATCTACGAGAGGCTGGATCCGGTTCAGTTCTCGCTCGTTTTTGCTGCCTATGATCTTCGTAAGAATGGAGTTCAACATTTTTCTAAATTTAAAAAGTATAACAAATAATTGAACTCAGTCAAGAAAGCCATGCCCGCTTAAGCTTCGACGCTTTTCTTAGAAGATTTTTTAACAGATTGGTGTTGTTTAATCGAGGATGTAATCGAGAGGATTCGCATGCTTGCCGTGGACGATGATCTCATAGTGCAGATGCGGTCCAGTCGCCCTTCCGGTGCTTCCCACGTATCCGATGATGTCGCCCCTCTTCAACCGGTCACCCGATCTGACTTTGTAATTCTCGAGATGGCCATAAAGTGTAAGTATCTCGTCGCCATGAGATAGAATGATGGTCTTTCCATAACCTGCGACTCTTCCTGCCCGGGTCACGACTCCGTCAGCAGGGGCTTTGATAATAGTTCCCGTGGGAGCGGCTATATCAATACCGCTGTGAAACTCCATCTTTCCCGTGAAGGGATCTTTCCTCATACCGTAATTATACCCGATGATTCCCTGGACAGGCATTATGGAAGGGATATGATCGAATTTCTTCACCATGGCGAGATATTTGTTCTCGATCATGCTGAAGCTCCTATTGAGACTGTCCGACCGATTCTGAAGGGCATAAACCTCTTCCTTCAAGAGGTTCGATTTGATTGTCGGCTGCACCATGCTGGCGATGCTTCCCCCTCCTGCTCCGATCCTGCTCGTGGGAATTTGCTCGGAGATCCCTACCATGGCAGCAAATTTGACTGTCTTTTCCTCATACTCTGTCAGCAGTTTCCTGAGCGAAGCGATGGAGTCTTCGATCTTCTTGTTTTCCTCCTTGAGCGTCCTGTTTTCTTTTTCGAGCTGGGAAAGTCTCCAGATCATTTCTCTTGACTTTAGCAGAAAGTGGGGCAGAAAAAGACTGGATATCAGCATCAGGAAAAGTATGATAGCAATTGTAATAAGAAAGTTCTTGGAAAAGTGCAGTTTCTTCAGTTGCGCTTTGGCATGAGGAATGATCATTATCGTGTAAAATTTCTTAGCCACGATAAATCCTCCACAATATTATTCGTACCAAACTAATCATAATCATTATAAAGAACGTCCCCATGATGAATATGCTCAAAATTTTTTAAAAATTAGCATATAGTTTGCAAGACTGTCAAGGAATTTTTCCATTTTTTTCATTCTTCAATTGCGAACCTAATTTTTATTTCAATATTCATTCCATCGCGAAAGGAGCAAATTACTGCAGAAGAATATAATTCCTGAGCGAGAAATTTCAAAAAAGTTATTGAAATTTCAAAAATCTCTTCCGCATGACCCCTTCTTGATTTATAGTATGGTTGATTGTACGTTGCGTGCATGGGCGGTTCTTTATGACTATAAGAAAAGACAATGCAGGACAGTTTCTCTTCATCGGGTTCGATGGAAAGGTACTGGACGATAAGA from Acidobacteriota bacterium carries:
- the secA gene encoding preprotein translocase subunit SecA: MLNSILTKIIGSKNERELNRIQPLVDTINALEPQMQALSDSTLRDKRVEFIRRYQNGESLDDLLVEAFAVVREAARRTLEMRHFDVQLVGGIVLHQGKIAEMKTGEGKTLVATLPVFLNALTGRGVHVVTVNDYLAKRDSEWMGSVYKFLGMSVGVIQHDMGDEERKAAYAASVTYGTNNEFGFDYLRDNMKFTIDAMVQRGHYYAIVDEVDSILIDEARTPLIISGPAEESTDKYYRIDKIIPKLKTEEDYQIDEKAKTATLTEDGVRHTERLLGVDNLYDPVNMETLHHVNQALKAHALFRKDVDYMVKDGEVIIVDEFTGRLMPGRRWSDGLHQAIEAKEGVRIERENQTLATITFQNYFRMYEKLAGMTGTADTEAVEFDKIYDLEVMVIPTNRPLIRTEYPDVIYRTEEEKFEAVEKEIEDLHKKGRPVLVGTISIEKSERLSSMLKKKGIRHVVLNAKYHEMEAAIVAQAGRMGAVTIATNMAGRGTDILLGGNPAFLANQILIGKGIKPLEATSEQSEGALKEAKAVTEMEKKKVIGLGGLHILGTERHEARRIDNQLRGRAGRQGDPGSSRFYISLEDDLMRIFGGERLKNIMGKLGMERDVPIEHNLITRSIERAQKQVEAHNFEIRKHLLEYDDVMNKQRVEIYRLRRELLEGKEQRQYVMQKAEEILEWLIDDYLAGQGGTQEWELDNFRNQVNHYYAIDIYKDGVNWKEFSLVEIKDAILKKINEKYELKEKRIGEELMRQHERYIILSIIDSLWKDHLLAMDHLKEGIGLRAYGQRDPLVEYKRESFEMFAAMKARIEDEIIRYLFLLEPLSREEREEEERKRRREQESIFRAASQSRAGEIKQTVVRKEQKVGRNAPCPCGSGKKYKKCCGT
- a CDS encoding M23 family metallopeptidase gives rise to the protein MAKKFYTIMIIPHAKAQLKKLHFSKNFLITIAIILFLMLISSLFLPHFLLKSREMIWRLSQLEKENRTLKEENKKIEDSIASLRKLLTEYEEKTVKFAAMVGISEQIPTSRIGAGGGSIASMVQPTIKSNLLKEEVYALQNRSDSLNRSFSMIENKYLAMVKKFDHIPSIMPVQGIIGYNYGMRKDPFTGKMEFHSGIDIAAPTGTIIKAPADGVVTRAGRVAGYGKTIILSHGDEILTLYGHLENYKVRSGDRLKRGDIIGYVGSTGRATGPHLHYEIIVHGKHANPLDYILD